tttgggcttggccgccttcttagccgggctcttggTGACTTTCTTGGGCTTCGGGGCGGCCTTGGGCTTCTTGGCCGCTTTCTTGGGGCTCTTGGCCGCCGCTGCTGCAGGCTTCTTGGCCTTTTTGGGGCTCTTGGCGGCGCTGGGAGCCTTCTTGGGCTTCTTAGGAGACTTGGGCGCTTTCTTGGCGCTGGCGGCGGCCGGCTTCTTGGGCTTGGCCGCTGCGGGCTTCTTCTTGGCCGCCTTGTCCTTGGTGTCGAGCTGCTTCTTGTTGAGCTTGAAGGAGCCGGAGGCGCCGCTGCCTTTGACCTGGAGCAGGGTGCCCTTGGTGACCTGCGCCTTGATGGCCAGCTTGAGGCGGCCGTTGTTCTTGTCGACGTCGTAGCCGCCGGCAGCCAGGGCCTTCTTGAGGGCGGCCAGGGACACCCCGCTGCGCTCCTTGGAGGCGGACACGGCTTTGATGATGAGCTCGGAGACGCTGGGGCCGGAGGGCTTCTTGGCGCTCTTCTTGGCGGCAGCGGCCTTCTTGGGCTGCTTCTTGGCCTTGGCGGCCGGTTCGGCGGCAGGGGGAGCTGCGGCGGCGGGCGCGGTTTCTGCCATCTTCAGATATGAAGGGACtcgcacacaaaactctgctgacaGTTCGTGAATCGCGAGCAGCGCGCTCTCCGGCCTCTTATATCTACAACGgcggcgctctgattggctgccgagtGGCATCGTCCTCCGCTCCTATTGGCTGACACTGAGCGCCGCTGCCGACTGTCAGTGCTTGAGCGAAGCTCCGCTCTGCCCGTGTGCTTCCCTGCCCGGGAGAGCAGCCCCTTAGCGGACACCAGCGGACAGGCCCGCGCGCTCCCCCCCTGACTCCCCACTCCCCGACAACCTCTGTGACCGTGTGCAGCCGTCACTGGCGGAGGCGCTGGGCGGGAGCCGGCAGGGGGGCCCCGGGATCTCCGCCATGGTCCTCCCGATCCGCGCGTCGCCGTGATTGTGCGGAGATAGCACTGGCGCGggagctgccggcttctcctccccGCACTTGTCACCGTCACTGGGATCTTCCCCACAGGATCTGCCGCGCACAAGTCTTATTGTCCCATCCGG
This window of the Engystomops pustulosus unplaced genomic scaffold, aEngPut4.maternal MAT_SCAFFOLD_796, whole genome shotgun sequence genome carries:
- the LOC140112455 gene encoding histone H1A-like, whose protein sequence is MAETAPAAAAPPAAEPAAKAKKQPKKAAAAKKSAKKPSGPSVSELIIKAVSASKERSGVSLAALKKALAAGGYDVDKNNGRLKLAIKAQVTKGTLLQVKGSGASGSFKLNKKQLDTKDKAAKKKPAAAKPKKPAAASAKKAPKSPKKPKKAPSAAKSPKKAKKPAAAAAKSPKKAAKKPKAAPKPKKVTKSPAKKAAKPKAAAAKSPAKKKAATKAKKPAAKK